GGCAATGGTATGCCGAAAACTGTATCACTTTATACGCCGGCGACCCTGTGGTACACATCGACCGGCGCAGGCGCCTGGTGCGTTCCAAGTCCGGCCGCGAGGTCTGGTACGACCGCCTGTTGCTGGCCACCGGATCGTCGCCGTTCATCGTCCCGGTGCCCGGCCACAAGCTCGAAGGCGTGATCGGCTTTCGCGACATCCAGGATGTCGACACCATGCTGGCGGCGGCGCGCGCCGGCGGCAACGCGGTCGTGATCGGCGGCGGCCTGCTCGGCCTCGAGGCGGCCAACGGCCTGCTCCGGCGCGGCATGCAGGTCACGGTGGTGCACATGATGGACAGCCTGATGAACCAGCAGCTCGACAAGCCGGCCGCGCTGATGCTCAAGACCGCGCTCGAAGGCAAGGGCCTGCGCTTCCTGCTCGAAGCGCACACCACTGAGATCGTCGGCAGGAAGCGCGTGAGCGCCGTGCGCTTCAAGGACGGCAGCGAGATCCCGGCCGACCTGGTGGTGATGGCAGCCGGCGTGCGCCCGAACTTCGCGCTGGCGCAAGAAGCCGGCCTGCACTGCGAGCGCGCGATCGTCGTCGACGACACCTTGCAAACCTACGACCCGCGCATCTACGCGGTGGGCGAATGCGTGCAGCACCGCAGCGCCACCTTCGGCCTGGTGGCGCCGATCTGGGACCAGGCCAAAGTCTGCGGCGCGCACCTCGCGCAGAAGGGCCACCGCCGCTATGTGCATGCGGCCACGGCCACCAAGCTGAAGGTCACCGGCGTCGACCTGTATTCGGTGGGCGACTTCATCGGCGGCGAGGACAGCGAAGACCTGGTGCTGCGCGACCCGCGCCGCGGCATCTACAAGCGTCTGGTCCTGAACGGCAACCGCGTCGCCGGCGCGGTGCTGTACGGCGACGTGCAGGACGGCCCCTGGTACTTCGACCTGATCCAGAAACGCACCGACATCTCCGCCATGCGCAACCACCTGCTGTTCGGCGAGGCGCTGTGCGCCCAAGCCGCCTGACGAGGATTATCATCATGAATATGGCCCCCGTTCCACTCTCGGTGCGCACCACCTGCCCGTATTGCGGCGTGGGTTGCGGCGTCACGGTCACGCCAGGAATAGACGTTACCGGCGACACGGACCATCCAGCCAACCGCGGCCGCCTGTGCGTCAAGGGCTCGGCGCTGGGCGAGACGCTGGGGCTCGACGGCCGCCTGCTGTACCCGACCGTGCGCGAAGACGGCCAGCTGCGCCGCGTGACCTGGGACGCGGCGCTCGACAAGGTCGCGCGCGGCTTCGCCGACATCATCGCCGCGCACGGGCCGGACGCGGTGGCGATGTACGTGTCGGGCCAGCTGCTCACCGAGGACTACTACGTCGCCAACAAGCTGATGAAGGGCTACATCGGCAGCGCCAATATCGACACCAACTCGCGCCTGTGCATGTCGTCCTCGGTGGCCGGCCACAAGCGCGCGTTCGGCGAGGACATCGTCCCCGGCTGCTACGACGACTTCGAGCAGGCCGACATGATCGTGCTGGCAGGCTCCAACACGGCCTGGTGCCACCCTATCCTGTTCCAGCGCATCACCCGCATCAAGGAAGCGCGGCCCGAGTTGCAGATTGTCGTGATCGATCCGCGCCGCACCGCCACCTGCGAACTGGCCGACCTGCACCTGCCGGTCAAGCCGGGCACCGATGTGTGGCTGTTCAACGGCCTGCTGTGCTACCTGGCGCGGCACGGAGCAGCCGACGATGCATTCGTCGCCGCCCACACAGCCGGCCTGGACGCCGCGCTGGCGGCCGCCGAAGTGGACTGCGCCGATCCGCTGGCCGTGGCCAGGGCTTGCCGCGTCGATCCCGACAAGCTGCTGGCGTTCTATCAAGGCTTTGCGGCCACGCGCAAGGTCGTCACCGCCTATTCGCAAGGCGTGAACCAGTCCTCGGCCGGCACCGACAAGGTCAACAGCATCATCAACTGCCACCTTCTGACGGGGCGCATCGGCCATCCGGGCATGGGCCCGTTCTCGCTGACCGGCCAGCCGAACGCGATGGGCGGGCGCGAAGTGGGCGGCCTGGCCAACACGCTGGCGGCGCACATGGAACTGGACAATCCCGCCCATCGCCAGTTGGTGCAGGGCTTCTGGCATTCGCCGCACATCGCCAGCAAGCCGGGACTGAAGGCGGTCGATCTGTTCCGCGACATCGAGGCGGGCAAAGTGAAGGCGGTGTGGATCATCGCCACCAACCCGCTGGTCAGCCTGCCGGACGCGAACCAGGTGCAGCGCGCGCTGGAACAGTGCGAGCTGGTGGTGGTCAGCGACATCGTCGCCGGCACCGACACCAACGCGTTTGCCGACGTGCTGCTGCCGGCGCTCGGCTGGGGCGAGAAGGACGGCACGGTGACCAATTCCGAGCGCTGCATCTCGCGCCAGCGCGCTTTCCTGGCCGCGCCGGGCGAGGCGCGCGCCGACTGGAAAGCGGTCTGCGAGGTGGCGCGCCGCATGGGATTTTCCGGCTTCGACTACGCCGGCGTGCACGAGATCTTCGACGAGCACGCGCGCCTGTCTGCCCACCGCAACGAAGGCGACACCGCGCGCGTATTCAACCTGGAGCCGCTCGCCGGCCTGAGCGCACGCGCATACGACGACCTCGAGCCGGTGCAATGGGCAGGCGCGCGCCTGTTCGGCGACGGCCGCTTCGCCCATCCGGACCGCAAGGCGCGCTTCATCGCCACAAAGCCGCGCGCGCCGGCGCACCTGCCCGACGACGAATACCCGCTCACGCTCAACACGGGCCGCGTGCGCGACCAGTGGCACACCATGACGCGCACCGGCAAGGCCGCGCGCCTGTCCGACCACACGGCCGAATCGTTCATCGACCTGCATCCGCAGGACGCTCTCTTGTGCGGCGTGCGCGAAGGCGAACTGGCGCGCGTGACCAGCAAGTGGGGCGCGATGGTCGCGCGCGTGACGCACGGCGGGGGCATCGCGCGGGGCGGCGTATTCATCCCGATCCACTGGAGCGGCCAGAATGCGTCGGACGCGCGGGTCGGCACGGTGGTCAATCCGGCGGTGGACCCGGTGTCGGGAGAGCCGGAGTTCAAGCACACGCCGGTGAAGGTCGAACGCTTCGGCGTGTCGTGGCACGGGTTCGTGCTCTCCCGCAGCGAGCTCGCGCTGGACAACGTCGCCCACTGGACGCGCATCCAGGGCAAGCAGTTCGCCCGCTACGAGCTGGCCGGGCGCGGCGCCATCAAGGACCATGCGATGTGGGCGCGCGCGCTGCTGGGGGTGACGGACGACGAGGCCGACTGGCTCGACTACGAGGACAAAGGCGGCGCCGTGTACCGCGCGGTGCACCTGGTCGACGACCACATCGAGCAATGCGTGTTCGTTTCGCCGCGGCCCGACCTGCCCTCGCGCGCGTGGCTCGCCAGCCTGTTCGGCAAGGAGCGGCTGGGATTGGCGGACCGGGTCGGATTATTGAGCGGGCAGCCGATCGAAAAAGGCGTCGATGCGGGGCCGACGGTGTGTTCCTGCTTTGGCGTGGGGCGCAACACGATTTGCAGCGCGATCCGCGACAACGCGCTGACCAGCGTGGCCGCGATCACGGCCTGCGTCAAAGCCGGCGGCAACTGCGGCTCCTGCGTGCCGGAGTTGAAACAACTGCTGGCTGAAGAGCTGCAAAGGGTCTGACCCCGCTGGGTCAGACCCAGGTTTCAGCCTTCCGGCATGAGAACCGGCATATGCGTGTCATTGAACGCGTAATCTAGAATTTTCATCGCGTCCGGAATGTCCGTCTTGAGCGACTGTTTCACTTGGGAAGACCAAGCTCGTCGTACTCAATCGACTCGTCCATTGGGCGGGGATCCAAAGTAGGCAACTTGTCATAACGGCTCAGGATCCGGTCGATTTCGGCGCGGTCCGGATGTTGAACTTTCGCTCTTGCCATCAAAGCCTCCTCCAGCAAGACGATGGCTTCCTGATTGATGGAGCGGCGGTGAGTACTGGCTTCGCGCTCGATCAGCGCTTTCACCGTGGCGGGAACTTTCTTCAATTGCAACTCTGCACTCATGACGTGCCCTCCTCATATCGAAGGTAGCATACACGTCAAGGCGGTACAACCAGAATGGGGGCGTTTTGGTATTACCGTGGGACGGCCCCAGGGAGAAGGTCCGGGTTACACTTGCATATTCATAATCTCGTGGTACGCCGACACCAGCTTGTTGCGCACCTGCACGGTGGCCTGGAAGTTGATGCTGGCCTTCTGCATCGAGATCATCACGTCCGACAGGTTGACCTTGTCGTCGCCCATCGCGAAAGCCTTGCCCATTTCGTCGGCCTGGATCTGGCTGTCGCTGACCTTCTCCAGCGACGATTTCAGCGCGTCCGAGAAATTGACCTTGGTCGCGGACCCCGCTTCGCCCACGCCGGAGGGCGCCACCGGGCTGGCGGCCGGCTTGGTCGCCGCCGCCTTCATCTGTTCCATCATCGCCTGGATGCGGCTGCTATCGATCCCGCCGATTCCGCCTATGCTCATATTCGCTCCTTTTATGCTGCGTCGCACGCGGGTACAATGTGCGTACAAGCAGACTCAGGCTGTCACAATAGCACCGCGGCCCCGCCATTTCAGGCCGATCAGGGCACCAAACCACGCCCTATTCGACCGATTGATTCTCGCCCGGTAGCCCCATACTCATGGTTAAGCCCCATTCCCTGTCCTGGGAGCGGGAAAAATTCACACCATCGGCGAGTCGTTCTCGAAAAACCAACATGGCAGCAGCGGAAAACCTGGTCACCACCACCACCATCGAACAGCCGTCGTTCCTCCAGACTTCGTTTGGACGCAACATCGCGCTGGGCGTCGGCGCGGCGATCGTGGTCGCGGTGATGGTCGCGGTCTGGATGTGGAGCCAGCAGCCCGAGTACCGCGTGCTGTTCTCCAATTTCACCGACCGCGACGGCGGCGCCATCACCGCCTCGCTCGACCAGATGGCGGTCAAGTACAAGTTCTCCGAAGGCGGCAGCGCCATCCTCGTGCCGGCCAACCAGGTCCACGACATCCGCCTGAAACTGGCGGCCCAGGGCCTGCCGAAAGGCGGCAACGTCGGCTTCGAGCTGATGGAAAACCAGAAGCTGGGCGTGTCGCAGTTCCTCGAACAGGTCAACTACCAGCGCTCGCTGGAAGGCGAACTGGCGCGCTCGATCCAGTCGCTGGCCGCGGTCAGCGCCGCGCGCGTCCACCTGGCGCTGCCGAAACCGCAAGTGTTCGTGCGCGACCAGCAAAAGCCCACCGCCTCGGTCCTGCTCAATCTGCAGACCGGCCGCACCATCGACGCCGCCCAGGTCAGCGCGATCGTCCACCTGGTCGCCTCCAGCGTGCCTGAACTGCCGCCGTCGAACGTCACCGTGGTCGACCAGGCCGGCAACCTGCTGTCGGACACCACCAAGCCGGCCAGCGGCAAGAACCTCGACCCGAACCAGCTCAAATACGTGACCGCGCTCCAGGAAGGCATCGTCAAGCAGGTCGAGTCGCTGATCACCCCGCTGGTCGGCCAGGGCAACGTGCGCGCCGAGGCGACTGCCGACGTCGATTTCGCCCAGGTGGACACCGCCGCCGAAATGTACAAGCCCAATTCGCCGCCCGCCGCGTCCGCGATCCGCAGCCAGCAGTCGTCCGAGGCCGCCACCGCGGCCGCCGGCGCCAGCGGCGTGCCGGGCGCGCTGTCGAACCAGCCGCCGGGCACGGCCACCGCGCCGATCGCTGGCGGCGCACCCGCCCCCGCCCCGGCGGCCGGCGCGGGACCGAACCGCAAGGACAGCACCACCAATTACGAAGTCGACAAGACCGTGCGCTACGAGCAGAAGCCGATGGGCGGCCTGAAGCGACTGTCGGTGGGCGTGGTCGTCAACTACCGCCGCCTGGTCGATCCGAAGACCGGCAAGGTGACCATCAAGCCGCTGACCGCCGCCGAAGTGGCGCAGATCAACGACCTGGTCAAGGAGGCGATGGGCTACTCGAAGGAGCGCGGCGACACGCTGAACGTAACCAACGCGCCGTTCGACGGCGTGGACAAGCCGGCCGAAGCGCCGCCCGCGCAACCGTGGTGGAAGGACCCGGAGATGCAGGAACTGGCGCGCCAGGTCGCCAAGTACGTCGCCGCCGGCGCCGTGCTGCTGTTCCTGTACTTCCGCATCCTGCGGCCGATGCTGCGCCCGGCGTTGCGCAAGTTCGACCAGATCACCGAGGTGCCGCCGGAGCCGGTCAAGCCCACGCTGGAAGACATTGAAGAAGAAGCCGAGCGCGCCGAACACGAAGCGGAAGCGACGCAGCAGGTGAACGGCTATCGGGAAAATTTAAACATGGCGAAGAAGCTGGCGCACGACGATCCCCGGGTCGTGGCCAACGTCGTCAAGGCATGGGTAGGCGCAAATGAATGATAACGGCATCCAGAAGGCTGCCATCCTGATGCTCGCCCTCGGCGAGACCGAAGCGGCGGAAGTGATGAAATTCCTCGGCCCGCGCGAAGTGCTCAAGCTGGGCGCGGCGATGGCGACGATGAAGAGCGTGCAGCACGAGCAGGTGGTAACGGTGCTCGAGGCGTTCCGCGAGCAGACCGAGCTGACCTCCACCGTCGGACTCGACTCCGACGAATACATCCGCCAGGTGCTGACCAAGGCGCTGGGCGACGACAAGGCCTCGGTGCTGCTGTCGCGCATCCTGGGCGGCAAGGACGCTTCCGGCATCGAGAGCCTGAAGTGGATGGATGCGTCGTCGGTGTCGGAACTGATCCGCAACGAGCACCCGCAGATCATCGCCACCATCCTGGTCCACCTCGAGCGCGATCAGGCCTGCGAGATCCTCGGCCACTTCACCGACCGCCTGCGCAACGACGTGGTGCTGCGCATCGCCACCCTCGACGGCGTGCAGCCGGCCGCGCTGCGCGAACTGAACGACGTGCTCACCAAGCTGTTGTCCGGTAACGAGAACATCAAGAAGTCCTCGCTGGGCGGCGTGCGCGCGGCCGCCGAAATCCTCAACTTCATGAGCGGCGAGCAGGAAGGTTCGGTGATGGACAACATCAAGAACTACGACAACGACATGGCGCAGAAGATCATGGACGAGATGTTCGTGTTCGATAACATCATCGACATCGACGACCGCGGCATCCAGCTGCTGCTGCGCGAAGTGCAGTCCGAGATGCTGATCATCGCGCTCAAGGGCGCCTCGCAGGACCTGCGCGAGAAGATCTTCCGCAACATGAGCCAGCGCGCCGGCGAGATGATGCGCGAAGACCTCGAATCGAAAGGGCCGGTGCGCCTGTCCGAAGTCGAGGCGCAGCAGAAGCAGATCCTGCAGATCGTGCGCCGCCTGGCCGACGAAGGCCAGATCGTCTTGGGCGGAAAAGGTGAGGATAGTTTTGTCTGATACGCCAAAAGAGCTGCAAAGCGCCTACCAGCGCTGGGAGATGAACTCGTTCGGCGACGACCGCCCGAGCGTGGTGGCGAAGCGCGTGCCCGAGCCGGCCGCGCCGGTGATCGAAGGACCGTCGGCGGAGGAACTGGCCGCGATCCGCGAGCAGGCGCGCGCCGCCGGCCACGACGAGGGCCACACTGCGGGCTACGCCGACGGCCTGGCGATCGGCCGCGCCGAAGCGGCGAAGGAGCTCGAGCACCTGCAGTCGATCGCGCTGGAATTTGGCAGCGCCGTCGCCCATGCCGACGAAACCATCGCCACCGAAGTGCTGGACCTGGCCCTGCACCTGGCGAAAACCATGCTGCGCACCGCGCTTGAAATCAAGCCGGAGCTGGTGCTGCCGATCGTGCGCGAGTCGATCGAATACCTGCCGGTGCTGCAGCAGCCTGCCCTGCTGGTGCTCAATCCGCTTGATGCCGACATCGTGCGCGACGCCATCGGCGAAGAACTCGACAAGGGCGGCTGGCGCATGGTCAAGGATACCGCCATCGCGCGCGGCGGCTGCAAGGTCGATACCGCCACCAACCAGATCGACGCCCAGGTGTCGTCGCGCTGGGACCGGCTGTCCCATGCCCTCGGCAAGAACGTGGAGTGGCTGGGCCCATGACGGCCTCGCCCGACCGCCACACCGCGCGCTGGAAAGCCTACCTGCGCGACTGCGATTCGCTGGTCAACTTCGTCGAGCCGATGCAGGTGTCGGGCCGCGTCACGCGCGTGGCCGGCCTGGTGATGGAGTGCGTCGGCCTGCGCCTGGCCGTCGGCAGCGCCTGCACCATCCCGATGGCCAACGGCGTGCGGGTCGAGGCCGAAGTGGTCGGCTTCGACGGCGACAAGCTGTTCCTGATGCCGCAAAGCGATGTCGAAGGCATCGTTCCCGGCTCGCGCGTGTTCCCGGTCGAGGCCTCGGTGCCGCGCCCGGGCACGGTTGCGCATCCGCGCCGGCGCCCGAGCGACCGCGCGCGCCACCTGCCCGTCGGCGAAAAGCTGCTGGGCCGCGTGGTGGACGGCGCCGGCCGCCCGCTCGACGGCCTGGGACCTTTGGGCAGCGACGAGATGGCGCCGATCAATGCGCGCCCGGTCAACCCGCTCGACCGCGCGCCGATCACCGAGACGCTCGACGTCGGCGTGCGGGCGATTAACGCCATGCTCACCGTCGGCCGCGGCCAGCGCCTCGGCCTGTTCGCCGGCACCGGCGTCGGCAAGTCGGTGCTGCTCGGGATGATCGCGCGCTACACCACCGCCGACGTGATCGTGGTGGGCCTGATCGGCGAACGGGGCCGCGAGGTCAAGGAATTCATCGAACAGATCCTCGGGCCGGTCGGGCGCGCGCGCTCGGCCGTCGTGGCGGCGCCGGCCGACAGCCCGCCGCTGATGCGCCTGCAGGGCGCCGCCTACGCCACCGCCATCGCCGAGCATTTCCGCGACCAGGGCAAGAGCGTCCTGCTGATTATGGACTCGCTGACCCGGTACGCGATGGCGCAGCGCGAGATCGCGCTGGCGATCGGCGAGCCGCCGGCCACCAAGGGCTATCCGCCGTCGGTGTTCGCCAAGCTGCCGGTGCTGGTCGAACGCGCCGGCAATGGGCTGGAAGGCGGCGGATCGATCACCGCGTTCTATACCGTGCTGTCGGAAGGCGACGACCAGCAGGACCCGATCGCCGACGCGGCGCGCGGTATCCTGGACGGCCACATCGTGCTCAATCGCCATCTCGCCGAGGCGGGCCACTACCCGGCGATCGACATCGAGCAGTCGATCAGCCGCGCGATGCATGGCATTACGTCAACGGCGCACCAGCAGGCCGCGCGCAAGTTGAAGCAGCTGTATTCGCGCTACCAGCGCTCGCGCGACCTGATCAGCGTGGGCGCCTATGCGCCGGGCAGCGACCCGGTGCTTGACCAGGCCATCGCACTGCACGAAAAGATCGAGGCTTTCCTGTGCCAGGAAATCCACGACAAGGAAGACATGCTCCAGAGCTTGGGCCAACTTACCTCGCTGTTCGGCTGATAGGGCCGCGTCGCCGCCCCCTATAATTCGTCCATGGCCGCACCTTCCGCACTTGACACCCTGATCGACCTGGCCCAGCGCGACACCGACGCCGCGGCCAAGCGCCTGGGCGCGGCGCTGCAGGCGGCCGAGGAAACCGAACAGAAGCTGGCCATGCTGATGAACTACCGCGAGGACTACGCGAAAAAGCTCGAGGCGGCGCAGATGGCCGGCATCACGCCGCTGGCGTATCACAACTTCGTCGCCTTCATGGGCAAGCTCGATAACGCGATCAATGGCCAGCGCGAAGTCGTCAAGCACGCGCACCACAAGAGCGCGGTCGAAAAGGCGGCGTGGCAGGCCAGCGAGCGCAAGCGCCTTTCCTACCGCACCCTGTCCGAGCGCGCGGCGGCCGAAACGCTGCGCGTCGAGAACAAGCGCGACCAGAAGGCGATGGACGAACACGCAGCGCGCCAGGCCTATTACAAACGTTGACCCGTTCAACGGCAACCGAAACGACCATGCAGACCACGACTCTCCCGATCCAGGTATCGACCCCAAGCCCGGCGCCGCAGCGCGCGAACGCGGCGCCGCAGGCCGATGCCGCGCAGTTCTCGCAGGCGCTGACGCGCGAAATGGCGCAGCGCCAGGACAGTCCCGCGCCCGCCGCTCCCAGCCAGCAAGCGGCGAAGCCGCAGGCCGCGCCGGCATCGGCGGCAGCCCCTGCCGCCCCGCCAGCCAAAGCGGAGAGCGCGAAAGCGGACGACGCCAGGCCGGCCAGCGCCAGCAAGGATGCGGTGGCCGACGAGGCGCAGGATGACGCAGCCGATGCCGCGGCCGTCACCCCGGTGGCCGACCTGATCGCGCTGGTCGCCAGCTTCAACCAAGCCCCCGCGGCAAGCGCGCCAGCCGCCGACCCGGTGGCCGCCGAAGCGGCGGTGGCCGCGGCGGCAGGCGGCACGGGCAAGCAGCTCAAGGCCGACCTGGAGCCGGCCGCCGGCAAGGCCGCGCCGGCCGTTGGCGCCGACGAAGGCAAGGATGCGCTTGCCGCCATCGAAGGCGCCGCGCGCTTTTCGGTGAAGGAACTGGCCGGCGCCGCGGAAAAGGCGACCGGGCCGCAGGCTGCGGCATCGGCCCGCCCTGCCCCGGCCGCCGGCACGAAGGATCTCGCCCACACCGCTGCGCCCAAGGCGGACCTGGGCGACGCCGTGGCGGCGCCGGCCAATGCGAAAGCCGAAGCGGCGCCGGCGCCGGCGCCGCTGCATGCCGAGCCGGCGCCGCTGCACGCCCGCGAGGCCGAGGTGGCTGCCATCAAGGAACCGGCGCCGGCCGCGGCCGCCCCGCTCGCCGCCCCGCTGCAGCAGGCGTCGCTGGCGGTCGCGGAGGCCGTGAACGGCGTGCCAGCCGACCGCATCGCGGCGCGCGTGGGCACGCCGGGCTGGGACAACCAGGTCGGCCAGAAGATCATCTGGATGGTGGCCGGCAAGGAGCAAAGCGCGACCCTGACGCTCAACCCGCCTGACATGGGGCCGATGCAGGTGGTGCTGAACGTGCACAACGACCAGGCCAGCGTGACGTTCAGCGCGGCCCAGCCGGAGGTGCGCCAGGCGCTGGAAAACGCGATGCCGAAGCTGCGCGAGATGATGAGCGAGTCGGGCATCGCGCTGGGCAACGCGAGCGTGGACGCGGGCACGCCGGAGCAGCGCCAGGCGCAGCAAGGCGAGCAGCCGCGCGGCCACGGCGCGGGTGGCCGCTTTGGCAACGCCGGCGCGATCGAGACGCCGGTGCTTGCGCCACGCGCGGCGCGATCGGGCGGCGGCGCCGGCCTGGTGGACACCTTCGCGTAAACCGCAGGTACGACAGCGGTTTTTTGTTGCCGCATGCCATGAGGTAGCCGCGGTTATTCCCTCTTTTCAACGCATCTCGCCGCTCATTTATTCCCGATAATGACATAATGACGGCGTAATCCAACCATAGACGGCACCAGGGGTATCTTGAAAGCGAACGCAAAAATGAAGGCTGATCCAAAGGCAGAGGCAGCTCCCGCGGCGAAAGGCTCGAACAAACTGATCATTATCATCGTGCTGGCGCTGGTCGTTCTGGCCGGCGGCGGTGGCGCGGCCTGGTTCTTCATGCAGCCGAAAGCGGCTGGGCCGGCGCACAAGGAAGCCGCCAAGGCCGGCCCGCCGGAATATGTGGCCATCGACCAGTTCGTGGTCAACCTGCAGCCGGAGAACGGCGACCAATACCTGCAAGTGGCGTTCACGCTGCAGGTGCCGACCCAGAAGGACGGCGAAGAGATCAAGGCCAACATGGCCAAGGTGCGCAGCCGCGTGCTGCTGCTGTTGTCGGGCAAGAAAGCCTCGGAGATCGCGACGGTCGAAGGCAAGCACCAGCTCGCCAAGGAAATCATCGCGAGCCTGAACCAGCCGTTCGTCGACAAGGGCGAGCCGCAGCAGGTGAGCGATGTGTTGTTTACCGCATTTATCATCCAGTAACGGACCATGGCCGATAATTTCCTCTCCCAGGAAGAAGTCGATGCCCTCCTCAAGGGGGTCAACGGCGACCAGGACGACGCCGCGGCGCCGGAAGAGACCTCGGGAGTCCGCACCTACAACCTGGCGACCCAGGAGCGGATCGTGCGCGGCCGGATGCCGACGCTCGAGATCATCAACGAGCGTTTCGCGCGCCTGCTGCGGGTCGGCCTGTTCAACTTCCTGCGCCGCAGCGCCGAGGTGTCGGTCGGGTCGGTGCGCGTGTCCAAGTACAGCGAATTCATCCGCAACCTGGTGGTGCCGACCAACCTGAACCTGGTGCACATGAAGCCGCTTCGCGGCACCGCGCTGATGGTGTTCGACCCGGGCCTGGTGTTCCTGCTGGTGGACAACCTGTTCGGCGGCGATGGCCGCTTCCACACCCGCGTCGAGGGCCGCGACTTTACCCAGACCGAGCAGCGCATCATCATGCGCATCCTCGACATTGTGTTCGAGGCCTACACCAAGTCGTGGGAGCCGGTGTTCCCGGTCGAGTTCGAATACATCCGCTCCGAGATGAACACCCAGTTCGCCAACATCGCCACGCCCAACGAGGTGGTGGTGTCGTCGACCTTCACGGTGGAACTGGGCTCGGTGTCGGGCCAGATCCACTTCTGCATGCCGTATTCGATGATCGAGCCGATCCGCGACGCCCTGACCTCGAGCCTGCAGGGCGAGGCGCTGGAAGTGGACAAGCGCTGGATCCGCCTGATGACGCAGCAGATCCAGGTCGCCGAGGTCGAGCTGGTCGCCACGCTGGGCACCGCCAAGGCTTCGTTCGACGACATCCTCAACATGAAGGTGGGCGACATCATCCCCCTGTCCGTGCCGGAGCAGATCCAGGCCACCGTGGACGGCGTGCCGGTGATGGACTGCACCTACGGCGTGCTTAACGGGCAATACGCGCTGAAGGTCGAGAAGCTGCTCGCCAATTCGGAAACCAAATA
This window of the Massilia sp. R2A-15 genome carries:
- the fliI gene encoding flagellar protein export ATPase FliI, translated to MTASPDRHTARWKAYLRDCDSLVNFVEPMQVSGRVTRVAGLVMECVGLRLAVGSACTIPMANGVRVEAEVVGFDGDKLFLMPQSDVEGIVPGSRVFPVEASVPRPGTVAHPRRRPSDRARHLPVGEKLLGRVVDGAGRPLDGLGPLGSDEMAPINARPVNPLDRAPITETLDVGVRAINAMLTVGRGQRLGLFAGTGVGKSVLLGMIARYTTADVIVVGLIGERGREVKEFIEQILGPVGRARSAVVAAPADSPPLMRLQGAAYATAIAEHFRDQGKSVLLIMDSLTRYAMAQREIALAIGEPPATKGYPPSVFAKLPVLVERAGNGLEGGGSITAFYTVLSEGDDQQDPIADAARGILDGHIVLNRHLAEAGHYPAIDIEQSISRAMHGITSTAHQQAARKLKQLYSRYQRSRDLISVGAYAPGSDPVLDQAIALHEKIEAFLCQEIHDKEDMLQSLGQLTSLFG
- the fliJ gene encoding flagellar export protein FliJ; its protein translation is MAAPSALDTLIDLAQRDTDAAAKRLGAALQAAEETEQKLAMLMNYREDYAKKLEAAQMAGITPLAYHNFVAFMGKLDNAINGQREVVKHAHHKSAVEKAAWQASERKRLSYRTLSERAAAETLRVENKRDQKAMDEHAARQAYYKR
- a CDS encoding flagellar hook-length control protein FliK — translated: MQTTTLPIQVSTPSPAPQRANAAPQADAAQFSQALTREMAQRQDSPAPAAPSQQAAKPQAAPASAAAPAAPPAKAESAKADDARPASASKDAVADEAQDDAADAAAVTPVADLIALVASFNQAPAASAPAADPVAAEAAVAAAAGGTGKQLKADLEPAAGKAAPAVGADEGKDALAAIEGAARFSVKELAGAAEKATGPQAAASARPAPAAGTKDLAHTAAPKADLGDAVAAPANAKAEAAPAPAPLHAEPAPLHAREAEVAAIKEPAPAAAAPLAAPLQQASLAVAEAVNGVPADRIAARVGTPGWDNQVGQKIIWMVAGKEQSATLTLNPPDMGPMQVVLNVHNDQASVTFSAAQPEVRQALENAMPKLREMMSESGIALGNASVDAGTPEQRQAQQGEQPRGHGAGGRFGNAGAIETPVLAPRAARSGGGAGLVDTFA
- the fliL gene encoding flagellar basal body-associated protein FliL — its product is MKADPKAEAAPAAKGSNKLIIIIVLALVVLAGGGGAAWFFMQPKAAGPAHKEAAKAGPPEYVAIDQFVVNLQPENGDQYLQVAFTLQVPTQKDGEEIKANMAKVRSRVLLLLSGKKASEIATVEGKHQLAKEIIASLNQPFVDKGEPQQVSDVLFTAFIIQ
- the fliM gene encoding flagellar motor switch protein FliM translates to MADNFLSQEEVDALLKGVNGDQDDAAAPEETSGVRTYNLATQERIVRGRMPTLEIINERFARLLRVGLFNFLRRSAEVSVGSVRVSKYSEFIRNLVVPTNLNLVHMKPLRGTALMVFDPGLVFLLVDNLFGGDGRFHTRVEGRDFTQTEQRIIMRILDIVFEAYTKSWEPVFPVEFEYIRSEMNTQFANIATPNEVVVSSTFTVELGSVSGQIHFCMPYSMIEPIRDALTSSLQGEALEVDKRWIRLMTQQIQVAEVELVATLGTAKASFDDILNMKVGDIIPLSVPEQIQATVDGVPVMDCTYGVLNGQYALKVEKLLANSETK